TTGATGGTAGTTACTGCCATTAGCGGCATCCATCTCTTTTGTACAAACCGCCAAGGCGTTAATGGCATCATGGCCCATACAGCGCTGGATACACCCCCCTACCCTGCGAGCGGCAAGACGGATAAGTTTCTGCTTCTTTATCAAGTCACTAGGACTCTGGGGCAAATGGGCCCACCGGTTGATCTCTCCCCCGGTTACCGGCGAAACAGCGGTAGCAAGGCCTTTCCATTGCGGATCCTGAGCCAAATCGAAGGTTACATCAAGGACATTGATCCCCGGCTTGAGCCGCGGATCATCACGGCCAACAGGCTCACCGCCGATGAAGACATTATGCCTCATTGCAAAAAGATCTTTATGATACTGCTCCTTTGTTCTCAACATCTTTCCATGCCTCCTTATATGATATTATGTATCTGCTACGTTAGACCACCGGTCACGTTAAAAACCTGTCCGGTAAGATATTTTGACCCATCACCAATTAAAAAAAAGACCGCGGCAATGACATCGAACAACTCGCCTAAGCGACCTGAAGGAATCTCTTCTGCAACCTCGCTTTTAAAAGCTTTTTCGATCTTCAGCGGCCTGGACGCCCGAATATAACCAGGCACAATGCAATTGACATTTACCCCGGCGGCGGCCATATCCTTCGACATAACCTGACTCAAGGCTATCGCACCTGCTTTGGCCGTCTCAAAACGGACGGCATCAGCGTAACGGTCCCAAGCCCATGGCGCCAGATAGACAATCCTCCCTGCTCGACGAGCGCTCATTCTCTCCCTCAAATAGTTTGCTAAGTCATGGGCATGACGCATATTATCATCAAGAGCGCTCATCGCCTGCCCTCCAACTCCGGCTGCAGACTCACTCTCCATACCCATACCGAGATCATGGATATAAATATCGATCGGACCATATTGGTCCTCGATATCCTGCATCTTGGCCGGCGTAAGCTGGACTTGCCCATCCATAACATACACAGGCGCACAACATGATTGCCCGCTACCATTTCCAGGCTTACCATCTCCCCCGTTCCAGTTATGTCCATGAACAATTAAACGCCCGCCATTTGCCAGAAAAGCACTGCATATGGCCTGCCCCAAAACAGTGCCGCCGTTAAGAACAAGGACTGTTTTACCCTGAAGATCATCAAAAGTTTGAGGCAATGCGGCTAAAGCTTGCTTATCACGACTCAACCCATTGAAGATGATTTCAAGAATCATGCGTTCAGCATCAAGCTGATTCACATGATTTCTCAGGTCCCATCGTTTGATTACCCAGCTGTCAATCATCGATTTAATCAAGTTGGCCGTCAAACGCAAATCACAATCATTAAGTCTTCCAGCGGCAACACATTCCGCGATAACCTTCTCGAACTTTCCCAAATGCTGCCGCTCCTTCTGAAGCAACTTCCTGAGAAAATCACCTTTAAGAATATGGCTCTCCTGATAAATCAGCAACAGGGCATCTGCCCATTGATCCATCAAGTTGAACTCAGCGCGCACCATTCTACGAAGCTTATCAATCGGATCCTGGATATTTTCGATGCTCCGATTGATAATATCCATTGCCGACCCGGCCAAGAAATCATGGATCAGGAAAAAAATATCCTCCTTGCTTCCCACATAGTCATAGATGTTCCCATAACTAAGATTGGCTTCCGCAGCCAACTCTTTGAGAGTTGTCTTATGAAAACCGTTTTTGGCAAACAATTTAATCGCCGCCAGCACAATCTGGCGTCGACGCTTCTCAACCAAACCCTTGTTCTTAACTGTCGTTGGAATATCAACCACCGCGATTCTCCACAACGCTGCATTCAATAATTATGACTGACTAATCAGATTGTGACTGACTTGCCGAAAAAATCGATATCACAAACACACAGAGCTGTCAAACGAATAATTACAGTGTTTTATTTTTTTACAAGGGATAAGTTAATTACATCATGCTTGATGTGTTCCCTGTCGCAACATAAAACTACTACTGTACCGCTCTGATAATGAGCTATCTGAATCAGTTGCAGTTTCGTTTTTCGTCCGCGTGATAGGGAAACGGGCAGGAACATAATCCGGAAGAAACCTGGGGCGGGATCGTCTTTTATTTGATTCTCAGGGGTGCGAAGTGGTTAGAATTTCACGGCGTTTCGTGCAATTCTCGACCGACATCACCCACCTTACCGATCAGCCAGCAGTTCCACCAGCTCGACCAACCGGGAAACCATCACCCCCCCCTGGGGAGGCTGAAAGCTAAACCCCACAAAAGGAATGCCGGCCCCCTTACTGGCTTCCCAGTCAAGGGAGGAATCGCCGACATAGATTGCTTCCTCAGGGCATATCTGAAGCAGATCCAGGGCATGGCAAAGCATGTCAGGATAGGGTTTTGGCCGGGGGACATCCGTAGCGGTCACCACATGCCGGAAATAGGAGCCAAGCTGAAAATCATCACTGATCAGCTCCATGGTATTGGTACGGTTGGTGGCGATGGCCAGCTGAAAACGACCAGCCAACTCAGCCAGCACCTCATGCAGCCCCGCCTGCGGGACCATGAACGGAACAAAGCGACGGTAGTCCAAAGTCTGGGCATAACGATAGGCGTCCTCATACAGGCCACCCCGGCCGAAAAAATACTCCAGCACCTGGGGAGTTGAAAACGTATGAAGAACAGTGAGTCGCCGGTGATCGTCGGCCGCCACCTCCGGGAGGCCAAAAACTGCGAAAACACAGTTATAGTAGGCCAGGTTGGCTGCTTCGCTGGCAAACAGCACCCCATCACAGTCGAAAATAACTGCTTTGAGCTTTTGACCTTTTGGAACACACTCAGTTGCGGTCATCACCCCTCCTCAGTCGGCCCCCCACCAGCTGGCCGCCAATCGCCATGGCAATAAAGATCGGCACCGCCTGGTAGCGAATACCCAGGGATAGCCGCAGCCAGACAACCAGCGGGATAGAAAGATGAACATAGACAAACCAGTGCAGGGAAAATTTCCGCACCCCGGCCCGCAGGTACCCTAAGGGGATATTGACCACCAGGGCAACCAGGGCAATAACAACAATGGCTCTCATGAGGGGAGAAAAAAAAGAACTTTCCACCGTTGTCCTTGAAAATTGAAAGGTTGTAATGACAACATAGCTGTTATTTTAGCAGGTCTTTATTCAAACGGTTATAGCGCTCAATCTGCTCGACCAGGCTCAATTTCCGGTCGCCATGACGGCCGCACGACGGGCATTCGCCCCGACAGAGCCGACAGCGGTCATCACTGCACCACTGGCAGAAGCGACAGTCGGGGCAAGGATGTTTTTTGGCTGGCTGGCCATTATCCTGATGCTGTTTCATTAAAAAAATCCCGCGCCAGGGACAGTACATAGGCGGAGTTTCCCTGTAACGCCCGCTGCATGGGCAGCGAATTCTGCAGTTGAAGGCCGTAGCTTTTGCTCACCAGCCGGTTATCGGTTACCACCACGATGCCCCGATCACTTTGGCCGCGAATCAGGCGGCCAACACCCTGTTTCAGTTTAATGGCCGCCTGGGGCAGGGCATAGTCACGAAAAGGGTCACCGCCCTGGCGGACAATATGTTCAGTACGGGCCTGAACCACCGGGTCCGTCGGCACCTTAAAGGGCAGCCGGACAATGACCAGGGTTTCCAGTGCCCGGCCCTTGACATCAACCCCTTCCCAGAAACTGTCAGTGGCCAGCAACACCGCAGCGGGATTGTTTTTGAATTCATGGAGGAGCTGGTGCCGCTGCCCCTCTCCCTGTTTGAGGATGAGAAACCCCTGCCCCCCCAGCCTCTGTCGACACTGATCGGTGATCCGGTTCATAAGAAGGTAAGAGGTAAAAAGAATCATCGCCCGCCCGCCGACCGTGCTGATCAGATCGGCCAGAAAATCAGCCAACCGTTCTGGGTACGCCGCTGCAGCCGGTGGCGGCAGATCATCCGGCACCACCAGCAGGCACTGACGCTGATAATCAAAAGGACTGTTCAACAGCAAGGTTTCGAGCTTTTTGCCGGGCACTATCCTGTCCAGACCAACCCGGCTGAGAAAATAATCAAATCTACGGTCAACAGCCAGGGTGGCGGAAGTCATTATCGTTGTCTCAAACTGGGGATAAAACTGCTCCGCCAGTACCGAACCAACATCCAGGGGTGACAACACTACTTTAAGATTCAGACGCCGGCCGCCGCTGATTTCAACCCAGTAAATAAGCTCAGGATCACCATTGTCAGCCAGAAAAAACCGGGCAAAGATCCCCAGCTGCTGCTGCAGGCGGCTGCGAATTCCCCGCAGTTCGGACAGCAGAAAGTCAAACTGCTCAACACCCAGTAGTTGATCCCTGATGCCTGTCTCAACCCCATGGTCTAGCTGGTCCAGACCATGGAGCAGGGGAGCGCAGAGATCACCCAGCTCCTTTGCCAGGGGCAGGATATCATCTTTCCAGAGAGGCTGCCGGCGAATTGTATCGGTCAGCCGCAATTTGAACGCTCTTTGTCCTTCACTGCCAGGTTCTGCTTCGAGAAAGGAAAAAGCCACCCGCCAACGGCTGAACAAATCACCCAGCTCACGGGGAAGGAAGGCAACGGCAGGCAGCAGGTCCGCTTCAAGGAGGGCAAGCAGCGGTTCAATGGCCTGCTGGTTCCCTTTGCGGCATACACTTTCCAGACGCTGATAGAGGCGGGCAAGAACCCCGGCCTGGGGTCGCCGCTGGGAAGCCAGACGGGCCATGGTCCGTCCCAAACCCAGCCGTGAGGCGCTCTCTCCCAGATGAGAGGTGGCAGCTTCTTCCACATGGTGGCCCTCGTCGAAGATAACCGCCTCGTATTTAGGCAGTATCCGGGCACCGGCAGGCAATGCCTGGTCGGCAAGCAACAGGTGGTGGTTGACGATCAGCAGGTGGGCGGCCGCTGCCCGACGGCGGGCTTGGTAAAAAAAACAACGCTCAAAATGGAAGCACTTCGCCCCCAGGCAGATGTCCGCTTCACTGTTGCACTGCTCCCAGATGTCCGTTCCCGGAATCACCGGCAAATCTGCCAGGCTGCCGTCACTGGTGGTCGCCGCCCAGGCACAGATATCGGCCATCAGCTGCCGATCCTCTGCCTCCAGACCGGGCAACATGGTCGCATCAGCCTGCCATTCCTCCATCTTTTTCCGGCACAGATAGTTATGCCGGCCTTTCACCAGCACCACCTGTACCGGAATCTGCAGATGATCGGTCAGGAGGGGGATGTCTTTTTTAATCAGCTGTTCCTGGAGATTGATGGTATTGGTGGAGATAACCGCCCGCTTCCGGTTGGCAAGTACCCAGAGCGCGGCAGGAATAAGATAGCCAAGACTTTTGCCAACGCCGGTCCCGGCTTCAATCACCATGATACCCGGGTCATTGAAGACGCCGGTTACCGCAGCCGCCATGTCCACCTGTGGCTGCCGGTATTCATAGCTGGGCAACCGCTTGGCAAGCAGGCCATCCGGTTTAAAATAGGAAACCACCTCGTCTTGGTCAATGGCATGTTTCGCCGGCATTTTCAGCGGTTCGACCACCGCATACACCGCAGATACCTGATTGTTGACGATCAGGCTGCCGACCCCTTGAGCTCCCAGCTCCGAGGCCACCATAACATCAGCATCAGACGGGGTCAGCTCCCCTGATGGATGATTATGGATAACCACCTCGCCGGCCGCCACCACATTGAGCAACGCCGGAGTCATCATCCGGTTGCCGCGGGTCAGTACCTTGACCTCCACCACCCGGTACCGGGCATCAACCCTGCCCTGAAACAGCATTTCATTGCCGTTGTTCGCCTGAATCTGGCGACGCAAGGATTTCATGACCTGAGGGGTAAAATAGGATTCGGGCGTAAAGGGGCATTCAATCGCGGGACAAGAGTTAGTCATAGGCAATGGCAAACCGGTCAAATTCACCGGCAAAATCATGCCAGGAAAAGACAACATCGGTAACCAGAGCCAGAGTCGGCCCCCGGCGACACCAAGAAAGCAACCGTTCCAGCTGAGTCTGCTCCCCTTCGGCGATGATGCTGACGCTGCCGTCGGCGGCATTCCAGACCTTGCCGGTCAGTCCCAGGCGTTCAGCCTCCTCCCGGGCATGGGCCCGAAACCAAACCCCCTGAACCCGGCCGACAACCTCTATTTGCAGACGTTTTTTCATCATAACGGCAACGCAGAGTACCACATCAGTCAGCTAAGATTCTTTTGTCACCAACCTGAAGTTGGTCGTTAAAATAGTAGACCAGTGGCACCGCGGTTTTCACTTCTATGGTGGAAATATCAGCCGGAGCCAACCCATCCAACTGCATGATCAGGGATCTGATAACATTACCGTGGGAAACCAGCAGAACATTTTTCCCCATGGTCAAGTCAACAGCAATCGTCTGCCGGTAAGCTTTTCCTACCCTGGAGACCGTGGCCGCCAGGCTCTCCCCGCCGGGCGGCGGAATTTCGTAGCTGCGGTGCCAGAGCTGGTAGATATCCTGGCCGTAGCGCTGCCTGACAACCTCCTTGGGAATCCCTTCCAGATCACCATAAAAACGCTCATTGAGTTCGGTCAGGCGGACAACCGGTATCTTAACATCCAGGGTCTGCAGAATGACGCCCAGGGTCTCTTCGGCTCGACTCAACCGTGAAGTATAGGCCACATCGAAAGTACAGCCACTCAGCCGGGCAGCAGCCTGCTCTGCATCTGCAACCCCTTTGGCGGTCAAGGGCACATCGGCGGAGCCGGTAAAGCGGTTTTCAAAATTCCACAGCGACTGGCCGTGGCGAATCATCACCAGCATCGGCATGAGCGGTCATCTCCTACTGTTTCTCGTCCGTCTCGGGCAGAGCGCAGCGCTGCTCCAGCACGTACCCTTTATTATAGATATAATGAACAATCGTCATGACGAAAATGGTGCCAACGCTGATCCCGATCTCCAGGGCATAGGCCTTGTGGTCATAGTGGCCGATGGACATCTCGGCCTCCACCAGCAGAATCCGTCGAATACTGGAAATGATACAGACATAGATAAAAGGATTCAGGGTGAAGGGATCCTTTTTCAGGAAGGTCAGGACGGGCCACAAAATCTCCATGACGATCAGCACCAGCAGGACCATATTGACCGCTTTCAGCAGCGAATGGATATCCAGTGACTTGAAATGCACCACCGTATGCCCCAAAATACATAATGCAATGATCACCAGGGTCAGGGCCACCAGGACATGGACCAATTCATCCAGGTGAAAAAGCTGCCGGACAATGCGGCAAAGCAGATGAACCGATGATTGCGGATCATCAGAGCAGGGTTTTTCCATTGCAGGTTCCTCCTTGTCACACATTGATGAGCAAATTATAGCACGTTGCCATATTTTTCAAAGTTTTTTCTCAGCCCATCGCCACGCTGAAGGGGAATGCTTTGACAACCGGGATATTTTCTTTTATGACCAGATGATGGACATGAAAACCCTCGACCTTTTACTCCCGGCCCTGGAAGACTGCCTGCCAGGATCTTTCATCCGCAAAGTTCACCAGATGACCGCCTATCATCTGCTGTTTAAACTGGGCGGCAGTCATGGATCACACAACCTGCTCTGCTCACTGGCACCCGAGGATAGCGGTCTTCATCTGACCCAGGGCCGTTTTGCCAATCCTCCCCGGCCATTGCGGTTCTGCGCCTACCTGCGTCACCATCTCCAGGGTGCCAGGATTGTAAGCATTGAACAACTTCCCGGTGACCGGATCATGGTGATTCGCGCCACAAGAGCTGACTCACCGGTGCTGTCGCTGATTATTGAACTAACCGGCAAGCAGGGCAACCTGATCATCGCCCGGGGAGAATCCCAGGTGATCGAAGAACTGCTTTTCCCCCGTCATCCGGCGGCCAATGATCGTCTGCGTCAGCAGATGCCCTATCAACCGCCGGAGCGTCCGCCGACAGCAAGCGGCAACAGAAGCGCTGCCATACCGGTATTCCTGCAGGCACTCGAGGCTCCCGACGGGCTTGATTCGTTCGCCCTGCACGAAGCCTATGACCACTGGTTCCTGCCCCGCTATCAAGAACGCTACGGGGTTGTCAACCGCCGGCAAATCCTTTCCCGACTGAGAAAGGTTATCAAGCGGGAGAAGCGGAAGATCGACAACATCACCCGTGAACAGCAGGAAAAACAGCTGCATCTGCAGCAGGAGCCATGGGGTGAGCTTCTGAAAAGCTCCCTGGCAAAAATCAAGCGGGGGGATACTAATATTAGCGTGGTCAATTACTGGTCGCCGACCATGGAGGAGGTGGCTATCCCCCTGAATCCGGCGCTCAGCCCCCAGGAAAACCTGGAGCATCATTTTCGCAAGGTAAAAAAGGCCAAACGGGGACTGAAAATGATTGCCGACCGCCTAGCAAACGCCCACCTGGAACTGGCCTACTATCAGGATCTGCTTTTTCAGGCGGAGGAAAATGACCGAATGGAGGAATTAGCCGGTTATGCAGAGCTTTTGGGACAGAGCAGCCCCACTGGCGGAAAACAGTGCAAAGCTGCAGATAAACCTAAAAAAACCGTAGCTGGGGCGGTGGAAACCCATCCGTTACCTGACGGAGCTATGATTCTGGTGGGCAGAAGTGCAGCCGGCAATGAGAATATCTATCGCCACCTGGGTTCCGACAGTGATCTCTGGTTCCACGCCCACAGCATCCCGGGCGCCCATGTGCTCCTCAAACCCGCTCCGGGACAACGAGCAACCGCAGAACAGATTTCCCTGGCCGCCGGCCTCGCGGCCGTCCATTCCCGAGGTAAAAACGACACCCGGGTGACGGTGGACTATCTGCCATTGAAGTATCTGAAAAAACCGAAGGGGGGCAAACCAGGACAGGTGCTGATTGCCGGCAGTCGCCAGACGATAACCATCACTCCGGCAACCGTCCGGGATAACCTGCCCTAAACCTTATGAGATAACCAGTGATTTGCTTGTTTTGTCTATCTTTTCTGAAACTGTTTTTTTAACTCTGGAATGACGAACCCCGGATGCGCCGGTATGGCCAGTTCGACATAAACCGGATCGTTCACCACAATATCTATAAAAACTGATAATGCTTGAGAATCAATTCCTGACCTTCCTGACTGGTAGAGGGCTGTTCGCTGGGTACCTGGATGGAAGACTCGAGGACATCATCAATCATCGTAATCAGGTAGCAAAAAGATCGTATGACCACCAGCTGTTATATCGGTACACTGCAGGTCCAGACAGGAGTCAGTTCATGAAGAGGAAAAAATCATGGAAATAACCCTTCGCTATGGCCATGATGGTCTGCAGGTCCGCCTGCCGGAAACCCCGGGCTACCAGGGCGTGCTTCGCCCCCGGGAAGCACCGGTTATTCCGCAGCCGGACACCTCCCTCGCAAAAGCCCTGCAGCACCCCATAGAGTGTCAACCTCTGGCAACGTTGGCGGCCGGCAAAAAAAATGCCTGCATCGTCATCAGTGATGTTACCCGGCCGGTACCTAATACTACCATCCTGCCACCCCTGCTGTCCGCCCTGGAACATGCCGGCCTCCAGCCGGACAATATCCTTATTTTGATCGCCACCGGCATTCACCGCCCCAATGAAGGTCAGGAGCTGGTCAACCTGGTGGGCAATATCAGCGATGGTGTGCCGGCCTATGTTAACCGTCATTATGTGGAGGCCGATCTGAAAATTCTCACCGGCTTCATCGAACCCCATATGTGGGCCGGTTATTCCGGCGGCCGCAAATCCATTCTGCCGGGTATTTCCTCCATCGACACCCTGGAATACATGCACGGCCCGGAGATGATTGCCCATCCCAACACCGTCTATGGCGCTCTGGAGGGCAACCCTTTTCATGAAGCCGGCCTGACGATCATGGAAAAAGCCGGGGCTGATTTCATCGTCAACGTGACGTTGAATACCAGTAAGAACATTACCGGCATTTTTGCCGGCCATCCAGTAAAAGCCCATCTGGCCGGCTGCCGCTTCCTGGCCCCATTCTGTGTCCACACCCTTGATGAACCACTGGATTTCATTGTCACCACCAATTCCGGCGCCCCGTTGGACTGCAATCTGTACCAGACGGTTAAAGGCATAACCGGTGCCGCCCCGGTGCTGAAAGACCAGGGTACCATCCTGATAGCCAGTGCCTGCTTCGAGGGGGCCGGCAGTCCTGAGTATTGCAATATTCTCACCTTGGTTGACACGCCGCAACACTTCATCGAGCGGCTGATGGCCAAGGAATTTTTCATCCCCGACCAGTGGTGTGCCCAGGAAACCTATCAGGTAATGCTCAAACACCCGGTATGGCTCTACACCGAAGGACTCAGCAAAACCGCGGTCGAAGGCTATCACTTTACACCGGTCAACACCATGGAACAGGCCATCGACAAACTGCTGGCCATCTACGGACACGAGGCCCGTTGGGCTGTCGTTCCCGACGGCCCGCTGCTGATCCTCAAGCTCAGTCAGCAGTAAATGACAGACAACCCCTACTGATACCCTACAATCCCCAGGGAGGTACCACCATGGCATCATCAACTATCACCTTGCTTGACGTGCTGACGGCAGATGAGTACGACGTTCTTGATCACTGCTGCCGGGAGTGCCACGGCAGTAGTGATCTGCCAAAACTGGCAGATTTTCTTAACCGGCATTTTGCTGTCCAACTGAGCCTTGACCCTGACGTGGTAGCCGGCTATGCCACCGACTCCTCCAATCTGCCCGGTCATGCCGAGGCCCTGTGCCGGCCGGCCAGTGAACGGGAATGCGCCATCATCCTGAGAGCCTGCCACCAAAGCAATATTCCCCTGACCATCTCGGCCGGCCAGTCCAATCTTACCGGCAGTGCCACCGCCGAGGGCGGAGTTGTCCTTTCTCTGGTCAAAATGACCAGTCCTTCGGTTGCCGTTGATGCCACCAATAAACTGGTCACCACCCCGGTGGGAATAGTCCTGGAGGAGATGCGCAATCAGGTACTGGAACAAAGCAGCAAAAAGCTTTATTATCCGGTTGATCCCACCAGCCGGGCCGATGCCTGGATCGGTGGCACTCTCTCCTGCAATGCCTCCGGGTTCACCCCCGGCGAGATCGGGGCAACACGCGAATGGGTTGAAGCAATTGACTTTCTTCTCCCCAACGGCTTGAAAATCCATGCCAAGCGGGGTGACTATAGTTCCCGGGCCGGAGAGTTCAAACTCAAACATGGCAATCAGTCTCTGCTTCTGCCTGTACCTACCTATCCCCGTCCGGCAATTAAAAACGCCAGCGGACCCTTCTCCTCCGCTGACGGTACCATGGATTTTATTGATCTGGTTGTTGGCAGTGAAGGGCTGTTTGGGCTGATCACCGCCTGCACCCTCAAGCTGGCAGAACGGCCGGCAAGCTACCTTGAACTCTTTTTTTCCCTGCCCGCCGAAAGCAATGCCCTCGCCTTCCTTGACTACTTGGGCAACAGACTGGCGGGAGATTTCGGCCGCCTGGCAGCCTTGGAATATTTCGGCGTTAACTGTCGGCAGTACATGGACCATGAAACCAAACTGTTTCATGGCAACAATCAGGTGGGCATTTATCTCCAGGTTCCCGTTCTCCAGACGCCAATCGAGGAAATGACCGAATCCTGGTTCAACCTGCTCCTGGCAGCTGGATGCGGCATCGATCCTGAAGCGGTATT
The Candidatus Anaeroferrophillus wilburensis DNA segment above includes these coding regions:
- a CDS encoding 2,3-bisphosphoglycerate-dependent phosphoglycerate mutase; translation: MPMLVMIRHGQSLWNFENRFTGSADVPLTAKGVADAEQAAARLSGCTFDVAYTSRLSRAEETLGVILQTLDVKIPVVRLTELNERFYGDLEGIPKEVVRQRYGQDIYQLWHRSYEIPPPGGESLAATVSRVGKAYRQTIAVDLTMGKNVLLVSHGNVIRSLIMQLDGLAPADISTIEVKTAVPLVYYFNDQLQVGDKRILAD
- a CDS encoding HAD-IA family hydrolase — its product is MTATECVPKGQKLKAVIFDCDGVLFASEAANLAYYNCVFAVFGLPEVAADDHRRLTVLHTFSTPQVLEYFFGRGGLYEDAYRYAQTLDYRRFVPFMVPQAGLHEVLAELAGRFQLAIATNRTNTMELISDDFQLGSYFRHVVTATDVPRPKPYPDMLCHALDLLQICPEEAIYVGDSSLDWEASKGAGIPFVGFSFQPPQGGVMVSRLVELVELLADR
- a CDS encoding helicase, with product MKSLRRQIQANNGNEMLFQGRVDARYRVVEVKVLTRGNRMMTPALLNVVAAGEVVIHNHPSGELTPSDADVMVASELGAQGVGSLIVNNQVSAVYAVVEPLKMPAKHAIDQDEVVSYFKPDGLLAKRLPSYEYRQPQVDMAAAVTGVFNDPGIMVIEAGTGVGKSLGYLIPAALWVLANRKRAVISTNTINLQEQLIKKDIPLLTDHLQIPVQVVLVKGRHNYLCRKKMEEWQADATMLPGLEAEDRQLMADICAWAATTSDGSLADLPVIPGTDIWEQCNSEADICLGAKCFHFERCFFYQARRRAAAAHLLIVNHHLLLADQALPAGARILPKYEAVIFDEGHHVEEAATSHLGESASRLGLGRTMARLASQRRPQAGVLARLYQRLESVCRKGNQQAIEPLLALLEADLLPAVAFLPRELGDLFSRWRVAFSFLEAEPGSEGQRAFKLRLTDTIRRQPLWKDDILPLAKELGDLCAPLLHGLDQLDHGVETGIRDQLLGVEQFDFLLSELRGIRSRLQQQLGIFARFFLADNGDPELIYWVEISGGRRLNLKVVLSPLDVGSVLAEQFYPQFETTIMTSATLAVDRRFDYFLSRVGLDRIVPGKKLETLLLNSPFDYQRQCLLVVPDDLPPPAAAAYPERLADFLADLISTVGGRAMILFTSYLLMNRITDQCRQRLGGQGFLILKQGEGQRHQLLHEFKNNPAAVLLATDSFWEGVDVKGRALETLVIVRLPFKVPTDPVVQARTEHIVRQGGDPFRDYALPQAAIKLKQGVGRLIRGQSDRGIVVVTDNRLVSKSYGLQLQNSLPMQRALQGNSAYVLSLARDFFNETASG
- a CDS encoding FAD-binding oxidoreductase — translated: MASSTITLLDVLTADEYDVLDHCCRECHGSSDLPKLADFLNRHFAVQLSLDPDVVAGYATDSSNLPGHAEALCRPASERECAIILRACHQSNIPLTISAGQSNLTGSATAEGGVVLSLVKMTSPSVAVDATNKLVTTPVGIVLEEMRNQVLEQSSKKLYYPVDPTSRADAWIGGTLSCNASGFTPGEIGATREWVEAIDFLLPNGLKIHAKRGDYSSRAGEFKLKHGNQSLLLPVPTYPRPAIKNASGPFSSADGTMDFIDLVVGSEGLFGLITACTLKLAERPASYLELFFSLPAESNALAFLDYLGNRLAGDFGRLAALEYFGVNCRQYMDHETKLFHGNNQVGIYLQVPVLQTPIEEMTESWFNLLLAAGCGIDPEAVLLLDNEPMQRTFMEARHSMPANALEVVQQRGTYTIMTDTVVPPAAFAEFLAYVHDLIISEGIDYLSFGHFGDCHLHFTLLPEKENLNRASAIYDQIIAKSAALGGVYSGEHGTGKRKRKDFLRCFDEQAIVQLKRCKGAVDPGFLLNRGNVFV
- the larA gene encoding nickel-dependent lactate racemase — its product is MEITLRYGHDGLQVRLPETPGYQGVLRPREAPVIPQPDTSLAKALQHPIECQPLATLAAGKKNACIVISDVTRPVPNTTILPPLLSALEHAGLQPDNILILIATGIHRPNEGQELVNLVGNISDGVPAYVNRHYVEADLKILTGFIEPHMWAGYSGGRKSILPGISSIDTLEYMHGPEMIAHPNTVYGALEGNPFHEAGLTIMEKAGADFIVNVTLNTSKNITGIFAGHPVKAHLAGCRFLAPFCVHTLDEPLDFIVTTNSGAPLDCNLYQTVKGITGAAPVLKDQGTILIASACFEGAGSPEYCNILTLVDTPQHFIERLMAKEFFIPDQWCAQETYQVMLKHPVWLYTEGLSKTAVEGYHFTPVNTMEQAIDKLLAIYGHEARWAVVPDGPLLILKLSQQ
- a CDS encoding SDR family oxidoreductase — encoded protein: MVDIPTTVKNKGLVEKRRRQIVLAAIKLFAKNGFHKTTLKELAAEANLSYGNIYDYVGSKEDIFFLIHDFLAGSAMDIINRSIENIQDPIDKLRRMVRAEFNLMDQWADALLLIYQESHILKGDFLRKLLQKERQHLGKFEKVIAECVAAGRLNDCDLRLTANLIKSMIDSWVIKRWDLRNHVNQLDAERMILEIIFNGLSRDKQALAALPQTFDDLQGKTVLVLNGGTVLGQAICSAFLANGGRLIVHGHNWNGGDGKPGNGSGQSCCAPVYVMDGQVQLTPAKMQDIEDQYGPIDIYIHDLGMGMESESAAGVGGQAMSALDDNMRHAHDLANYLRERMSARRAGRIVYLAPWAWDRYADAVRFETAKAGAIALSQVMSKDMAAAGVNVNCIVPGYIRASRPLKIEKAFKSEVAEEIPSGRLGELFDVIAAVFFLIGDGSKYLTGQVFNVTGGLT
- a CDS encoding NFACT family protein, coding for MSHIDEQIIARCHIFQSFFSAHRHAEGECFDNRDIFFYDQMMDMKTLDLLLPALEDCLPGSFIRKVHQMTAYHLLFKLGGSHGSHNLLCSLAPEDSGLHLTQGRFANPPRPLRFCAYLRHHLQGARIVSIEQLPGDRIMVIRATRADSPVLSLIIELTGKQGNLIIARGESQVIEELLFPRHPAANDRLRQQMPYQPPERPPTASGNRSAAIPVFLQALEAPDGLDSFALHEAYDHWFLPRYQERYGVVNRRQILSRLRKVIKREKRKIDNITREQQEKQLHLQQEPWGELLKSSLAKIKRGDTNISVVNYWSPTMEEVAIPLNPALSPQENLEHHFRKVKKAKRGLKMIADRLANAHLELAYYQDLLFQAEENDRMEELAGYAELLGQSSPTGGKQCKAADKPKKTVAGAVETHPLPDGAMILVGRSAAGNENIYRHLGSDSDLWFHAHSIPGAHVLLKPAPGQRATAEQISLAAGLAAVHSRGKNDTRVTVDYLPLKYLKKPKGGKPGQVLIAGSRQTITITPATVRDNLP
- a CDS encoding acylphosphatase, translating into MMKKRLQIEVVGRVQGVWFRAHAREEAERLGLTGKVWNAADGSVSIIAEGEQTQLERLLSWCRRGPTLALVTDVVFSWHDFAGEFDRFAIAYD